A stretch of the uncultured Cohaesibacter sp. genome encodes the following:
- a CDS encoding ABC transporter ATP-binding protein → MGNMTLHLDEKTQKQGGNTHGGAGNGPTDPVAAIRLVGIEKRFGPVYANRNIDLTVKKGSIHGIIGENGAGKSTLMSILYGFYQADGGEIFVNGKKEQIADSQKAISIGIGMVHQHFMLVDNFTVLENIVLGAEGGATLGGGFASARKELQHLADEYELNIDPDALIEDLPVGLQQRVEILKALYRGADILILDEPTGVLTPPEADHLFRILEQLRDQGKTILLITHKLREIMAITDEVSVMRRGEMVGHVHTRETSVEALAEMMVGRRVLLRVEKGEANPGKEVLSVENLTVTDKRGVDLVKDVSFTVRAGEIVGIAGVSGNGQSELMEAIAGMMRARSGRVLLNGEPIGVTQTADALELRHRGMAHVPEDRHRTGLVTKFPARDNMILGYQDQEKYGKGLFLDLDAILAETQHHMDDFDVRPPDPHLKMANFSGGNQQKLVLAREMERNPDILLVGQPTRGVDIGAIEFIHKRLIEMRDAGKAILLVSVELDEIRSLSDRVLVMFAGKVVGERGPDASEQELGLMMAGVEDTSNVASHKARASQEAKGGKK, encoded by the coding sequence ATGGGGAACATGACTTTGCATTTGGACGAGAAGACACAAAAGCAAGGCGGAAACACACATGGTGGGGCCGGCAACGGGCCGACTGATCCCGTCGCTGCCATTCGCCTTGTGGGTATCGAAAAGCGCTTCGGCCCCGTTTATGCCAACCGAAATATCGACCTGACCGTCAAGAAAGGTTCGATCCACGGGATCATTGGCGAGAATGGCGCAGGCAAATCGACCCTGATGTCGATTCTTTATGGCTTCTATCAGGCCGATGGCGGAGAGATTTTCGTCAATGGCAAGAAGGAGCAAATTGCCGATAGCCAGAAGGCGATCAGCATCGGCATCGGCATGGTGCATCAGCATTTCATGCTCGTTGACAATTTCACAGTTCTGGAAAATATCGTCCTCGGCGCCGAAGGCGGAGCAACCCTTGGAGGGGGCTTTGCCAGTGCGCGCAAGGAACTACAGCATCTGGCTGACGAATATGAGTTGAACATCGACCCCGATGCGCTGATCGAAGATCTGCCGGTCGGGCTGCAACAGCGGGTCGAGATCCTCAAGGCGCTTTATCGTGGTGCCGATATTCTTATCCTTGACGAGCCGACCGGAGTGCTTACCCCGCCTGAAGCTGACCATCTGTTTCGCATCCTTGAGCAATTGCGCGATCAGGGCAAAACCATCCTCTTGATCACCCACAAGCTGCGCGAAATCATGGCAATCACCGATGAGGTGTCCGTCATGCGCCGCGGCGAGATGGTCGGTCACGTCCATACCAGGGAAACCTCGGTGGAAGCTCTGGCCGAAATGATGGTCGGTCGCCGGGTGCTGCTGCGGGTGGAAAAGGGTGAAGCCAATCCGGGCAAGGAAGTCCTCAGCGTCGAAAATCTCACCGTCACCGACAAACGCGGCGTCGATCTGGTCAAGGATGTCTCCTTTACCGTCCGCGCTGGCGAAATTGTCGGCATTGCGGGGGTCTCGGGCAATGGCCAGAGCGAGCTGATGGAAGCCATTGCTGGTATGATGCGCGCCCGGTCTGGTCGGGTTTTGCTGAATGGCGAACCAATCGGCGTCACCCAGACCGCCGACGCGCTGGAGCTGCGCCATCGTGGCATGGCTCATGTGCCTGAGGATCGCCATCGCACCGGCCTTGTTACCAAATTCCCGGCACGGGACAATATGATCCTTGGCTATCAGGATCAGGAGAAATATGGCAAGGGCCTGTTCCTCGATCTTGATGCCATTTTGGCCGAAACCCAGCACCATATGGATGACTTTGACGTCCGACCGCCGGATCCGCATCTGAAAATGGCCAATTTCTCGGGCGGCAACCAGCAAAAGCTGGTGCTGGCCCGCGAGATGGAACGCAACCCGGACATTCTGCTGGTTGGTCAGCCGACCCGCGGCGTCGATATCGGGGCAATCGAGTTCATTCACAAGCGTTTGATCGAAATGCGCGATGCGGGCAAGGCGATTTTGCTGGTCTCCGTCGAGCTTGATGAAATCCGCTCACTGTCTGACCGCGTGCTGGTGATGTTTGCCGGCAAGGTGGTTGGCGAGCGCGGCCCTGACGCATCCGAACAGGAGCTTGGTCTGATGATGGCAGGTGTGGAAGACACCTCCAACGTCGCGTCACACAAGGCAAGAGCTTCGCAAGAAGCCAAAGGAGGCAAAAAATGA
- a CDS encoding ABC transporter permease, with amino-acid sequence MDFLITLTLILDSAVRLSVPLLLACLAGLYSERSGVVDIGLEGKMLAGAFAAGTVAALTGSAWLGMGMAIVVSIFFALVHGYASITQRGNQIVSGVAINFVAAGLTALLGQAWFSMGGKTPQLPREARFTSLDLPFAESLKDVPIIGQLYSELISGHNLLVYVAVAAVGVTWWILFRTRFGLRLRAVGENPGAVDTAGISVAWLRYRAVMITGALCGLAGTYLAIAQSAGFSKDMTAGRGFIALAALIFAKWKPVNALGACFLFGFLDAVAIRMQGATLPIVGQVPVQFMQALPYVLTVILLAGFIGKAIPPKASGTPYTKER; translated from the coding sequence ATGGATTTTCTGATTACCCTCACCCTGATCCTTGATTCCGCCGTTCGCCTGTCGGTGCCATTGCTGCTGGCCTGTCTGGCAGGCCTTTATTCAGAGCGATCCGGCGTGGTCGATATCGGCCTTGAAGGCAAGATGCTGGCCGGGGCCTTTGCCGCTGGCACTGTTGCGGCGCTCACAGGATCGGCTTGGCTCGGCATGGGAATGGCGATTGTCGTCTCGATCTTCTTTGCTCTGGTCCATGGCTATGCCTCGATCACCCAGCGCGGTAATCAGATCGTCTCCGGCGTGGCCATCAACTTTGTGGCCGCCGGTCTGACGGCTCTGCTTGGACAGGCCTGGTTCTCGATGGGCGGCAAGACCCCGCAATTGCCCCGCGAAGCCCGCTTCACTTCGCTTGATCTGCCCTTTGCCGAAAGCCTCAAGGATGTGCCGATCATCGGCCAGCTCTATTCCGAGCTGATTTCCGGTCACAATCTGCTGGTCTATGTTGCTGTTGCCGCGGTCGGCGTCACCTGGTGGATCCTGTTCCGCACCCGCTTCGGTCTGCGCCTGCGCGCTGTCGGGGAAAATCCCGGCGCAGTGGACACCGCAGGCATCTCTGTTGCCTGGTTGCGTTATCGCGCCGTGATGATCACCGGTGCACTTTGTGGTCTGGCAGGCACCTACCTTGCCATCGCCCAGTCGGCAGGCTTCTCCAAGGACATGACCGCGGGTCGTGGCTTCATTGCGCTCGCCGCCCTTATTTTTGCCAAATGGAAACCGGTCAATGCCTTGGGCGCCTGCTTCCTGTTTGGTTTCCTTGATGCGGTTGCCATCCGAATGCAGGGCGCCACCCTGCCAATTGTTGGTCAGGTGCCGGTTCAGTTCATGCAGGCTCTGCCTTACGTTCTGACGGTGATCCTGCTGGCAGGCTTCATTGGCAAGGCCATTCCGCCGAAAGCCAGTGGCACCCCTTACACCAAGGAACGCTAG
- a CDS encoding BMP family ABC transporter substrate-binding protein, with amino-acid sequence MLRQFMGAAAFATAMVASVAFAADINPAVVYDLGGKNDQSFNQSAYIGAEKYKEDTGTAFRDFEIQNDTQREQAMRRFAKKGYNPIVVIGFSHAEALKKVAPEFPDTKFAIIDMVVDLPNVRSVVFKEHEGSYLVGLLAAKAAKSGKVGFVGGMDIPLIRAFACGYKQGAKAANPDLEVFENMTGTTGAAWNDPVKGGELAKSQIDRGADVIYHAAGGTGAGVLQAAADAGKLGIGVDSNQNGLHPGKVLTSMVKRVDVAVYKAFQDLAEDKWSSGINVLGLAEGGVAWADDENNKDLITDDMRAAVAQASKDIVEGKIVVHDYRADNTCPF; translated from the coding sequence ATGTTGCGTCAATTCATGGGTGCTGCTGCTTTTGCCACCGCAATGGTTGCAAGCGTCGCATTTGCTGCAGACATCAATCCCGCCGTTGTCTATGACCTCGGTGGCAAGAATGACCAGTCCTTCAACCAGTCCGCTTATATTGGCGCTGAGAAATACAAAGAAGACACTGGAACCGCTTTCCGTGACTTCGAAATCCAGAACGACACCCAACGTGAACAGGCCATGCGTCGCTTCGCTAAGAAAGGGTATAACCCGATCGTCGTGATCGGTTTCTCCCATGCGGAAGCATTGAAGAAAGTGGCCCCTGAATTCCCGGATACCAAATTTGCCATCATCGACATGGTTGTCGATCTGCCAAATGTGCGCTCCGTGGTCTTCAAGGAGCATGAAGGCTCCTACCTTGTTGGCCTGCTGGCAGCAAAAGCTGCCAAATCCGGCAAAGTTGGCTTTGTGGGTGGCATGGACATTCCGCTGATCCGCGCATTTGCCTGTGGCTACAAGCAGGGCGCAAAAGCAGCCAACCCGGATCTGGAAGTGTTTGAAAACATGACTGGGACCACTGGCGCTGCATGGAATGACCCTGTGAAGGGTGGCGAGCTGGCAAAATCCCAGATCGACCGTGGCGCTGACGTGATCTATCACGCCGCTGGTGGCACTGGCGCTGGCGTGCTGCAGGCAGCCGCTGACGCTGGCAAACTGGGCATCGGTGTGGACTCCAACCAGAATGGCCTGCATCCGGGCAAAGTCCTGACCTCCATGGTCAAGCGTGTTGACGTTGCTGTCTACAAGGCCTTCCAGGATCTGGCGGAAGACAAATGGAGCTCCGGCATCAACGTTCTGGGTCTGGCAGAAGGCGGTGTCGCCTGGGCTGACGACGAGAATAACAAGGACCTGATCACCGACGACATGCGCGCTGCAGTCGCTCAGGCTTCCAAAGACATTGTCGAAGGCAAGATCGTTGTCCACGATTATCGTGCAGACAATACCTGCCCATTCTAA
- a CDS encoding ABC transporter permease, whose amino-acid sequence MSAPLAKLPKWVDYGLIPLLNLTAAFLVSGLVVLLIGENPLEAVYWLVQGSLGYGEGIGFTLYYATNFIFTGLAVAVAAHAGLFNIGGEGQAYFAGLGVALACLALDHYVPWWVTFPFALMGAALFGAAWAAIPAYLQAKRGSHIVITTIMFNFIASAVMAYLLVEIFKQPGSMQPESRTFLEGARLPFMHDALGWIGIKVAKSPLNLSFVVGIAASIFVWSLVWRTRLGYAIRTIGTNPDAAVYAGIKVPRVIIITMMISGGLAGLMALNEVMGVQHRLLLDYVTGYGFVGIAVALMGRNHPVGILLASLLFGMLYQGGAELAFEMPKITRDMIIAIQGLVILFAGAMEHMFRPALIRIFAAAGSKDIMNDA is encoded by the coding sequence ATGAGTGCTCCCCTTGCAAAATTGCCCAAATGGGTCGATTACGGCCTCATCCCTCTGCTCAACCTGACAGCTGCGTTTCTGGTCTCCGGGCTGGTGGTGCTGTTGATCGGTGAAAATCCGCTTGAAGCCGTTTACTGGCTGGTGCAGGGCTCACTTGGTTATGGCGAAGGCATTGGCTTTACCCTCTATTATGCCACCAACTTCATTTTCACCGGCCTTGCTGTGGCGGTTGCCGCTCATGCTGGCCTGTTCAATATTGGTGGCGAGGGGCAAGCCTATTTTGCCGGTCTGGGCGTGGCGCTGGCCTGTCTGGCGCTCGATCATTATGTGCCATGGTGGGTGACCTTCCCATTCGCGCTGATGGGCGCTGCCCTGTTTGGGGCCGCTTGGGCGGCAATCCCTGCCTATTTGCAGGCCAAACGCGGCAGCCATATCGTTATCACCACCATCATGTTCAACTTCATCGCCTCGGCGGTGATGGCCTATTTGCTGGTTGAGATCTTCAAGCAGCCCGGCTCGATGCAGCCTGAAAGCCGCACCTTCCTTGAAGGCGCCCGTCTACCTTTCATGCATGATGCCCTTGGCTGGATCGGCATCAAGGTGGCAAAATCGCCGCTCAACCTGTCCTTCGTGGTTGGTATTGCCGCCTCGATCTTTGTCTGGTCGCTGGTCTGGCGCACCCGCCTTGGCTATGCCATCCGCACCATCGGCACCAACCCCGATGCCGCCGTTTATGCAGGCATCAAGGTGCCGCGTGTCATCATCATCACCATGATGATTTCCGGTGGTCTTGCCGGTCTGATGGCCTTGAACGAGGTCATGGGGGTCCAGCATCGCTTGCTGCTTGATTATGTCACCGGCTATGGCTTTGTTGGCATCGCGGTCGCGCTGATGGGGCGCAATCATCCGGTCGGCATCCTTCTCGCGTCGCTTCTGTTTGGCATGCTCTATCAGGGCGGTGCCGAATTGGCCTTCGAGATGCCGAAAATCACCCGTGACATGATCATCGCCATTCAGGGTCTGGTCATTCTGTTTGCCGGGGCGATGGAGCATATGTTCCGTCCGGCTCTGATCCGCATCTTTGCAGCCGCTGGCTCCAAAGACATCATGAACGACGCGTAA